The following are encoded in a window of bacterium genomic DNA:
- a CDS encoding nucleoside recognition protein: MVQVVWLGLILIGVITAMFTGKMAEVTKATVEAAKTSVELCIGLIGIMALWLGFMRLAEKAGLVQGLAKLMKPVMRRLFPDVPPEHPAMGSMLSNLAANMLGLGNSATALGLKAMQDLKSLSKLGDTATNAMATFLAMNSASITLIPATVIAMRTSAGSQNPTGIIGPTLLATIISMAASLIAVKLLERRRMYKQPSEETAE, translated from the coding sequence ATCGTGCAAGTAGTCTGGTTAGGATTGATACTTATCGGTGTAATTACCGCGATGTTTACGGGCAAGATGGCCGAAGTGACGAAAGCGACTGTGGAAGCGGCGAAGACGTCGGTGGAATTGTGCATTGGCTTGATCGGAATAATGGCTTTGTGGTTGGGATTTATGAGGTTAGCAGAGAAAGCCGGGCTTGTGCAAGGGCTTGCTAAACTCATGAAACCGGTTATGCGGCGGCTGTTCCCAGATGTGCCTCCCGAGCACCCGGCGATGGGGTCAATGTTGTCGAATTTGGCCGCCAATATGTTGGGCTTAGGAAACTCGGCGACAGCACTTGGACTGAAAGCCATGCAGGACCTCAAGAGCTTGAGCAAGCTGGGGGACACGGCCACCAACGCGATGGCAACGTTCCTCGCAATGAACTCTGCTTCAATCACGTTGATACCAGCTACGGTGATTGCGATGAGGACCTCAGCCGGATCACAAAATCCCACAGGAATCATCGGTCCGACGCTTCTTGCAACGATAATCTCAATGGCTGCGAGTCTCATAGCTGTGAAACTGCTTGAACGACGCCGCATGTACAAACAGCCAAGCGAGGAAACGGCGGAATGA
- a CDS encoding spore maturation protein, protein MKDALFAVMQTASDWAVPVLFLIIAAAAMFKRVRVYEEFIEGAKEGFNVGVRIIPYVVAILCAIAIFRASGALDAVVSALSPVLSPLSIPPEILPMAIIRPMSGSGALGVLSEGLTAHGPDSLIGNMMSVLMGSTETTFYVLAVYFGSVAVRRTRHTLAACLIGDVTGILAAIYISNFFFK, encoded by the coding sequence ATGAAGGACGCTTTATTCGCCGTGATGCAAACGGCATCCGATTGGGCGGTGCCGGTGCTGTTTCTCATAATCGCTGCTGCGGCGATGTTCAAGCGAGTGAGAGTGTACGAGGAGTTCATTGAGGGGGCAAAGGAAGGCTTTAACGTCGGAGTGCGCATCATTCCCTACGTTGTTGCAATCCTCTGTGCAATCGCAATATTCCGCGCCTCAGGTGCACTGGATGCGGTCGTCAGCGCACTGAGTCCTGTCCTTTCCCCGCTGAGTATACCACCGGAAATCCTGCCCATGGCAATCATTCGCCCGATGTCGGGATCCGGCGCACTTGGCGTTCTCTCCGAGGGACTAACTGCACATGGGCCGGATTCACTGATTGGAAATATGATGTCTGTTCTGATGGGTTCAACGGAAACAACGTTCTATGTCCTCGCCGTCTATTTTGGCTCTGTGGCAGTTCGCCGCACCCGGCACACGCTGGCCGCATGTCTGATAGGCGACGTTACGGGAATACTTGCAGCAATTTACATCAGCAATTTTTTCTTCAAATAA
- a CDS encoding carboxypeptidase regulatory-like domain-containing protein, translating into MASRPGLFLSAFTLLAFSCVVFATQESRGPIYSTFQGNGAALEVSKTGPEYTSIRFDGSNLERQTLVREFENYDFIGIDGEAIITEDGSPALPHVSRFYRIPATGGVDLVVMSAEYELIDNYNPLPYTAEGHEFRKESRNPNIFNRDEWFPANIAEMSEPMIMRDFRVVTVRINPVQVNPVTGQARVYRDIQVDIVPNNEPGFNEIERVRRPSGSWTPIYQQLIENLDDAALDDATTTPGTYMIFARTNDQVNPWVDSLALWKKRSGHDVLVMQAANWSASQIITEIRDAWLEAPDESPLEYVCLIGDPQASWGLPVSGGSDYDHGYALANTLDDIEDIGVGRFCASSGTDLANIFGKTVGYERNPHMADPTWFRKAFLYAGISLELTSNYTTFQWMADMLKRNTAIDSVYLLTHSGNQVNNSDITSQLNAGRGIFLWRGSWIGGMGNEVAGQCNNGARTPICLTVTCATGSFEFGTALSESWVLAGTAASPKGGVTGLGMATSGTHPPENLCVTGGLGYAIAVTETEHIGHCVNQAKAWLVPTFGAGSLSQQNFTRWFNLMGDPGLSIWTDTPQIVDVTHSGSLNVGARSLSVHVADDASGDPVEGALVTAWKGTDCYVKGLTDANGDVVLPIQVLSAGNLMLTVTKRNLKPYLVDIPCAVVAENVSLFSLTVDDDNAGGTQGNGNGVINPGETVDLGVMMQNSGNSVTVSGISANLSTTNTRATVVQGTSTFPDLAPGAQAMGVSPYRMTFSNSLQHNEIVPLRFAVTSSGTPTTSTVNYSIVAAKLDYVSHAFQGGAFTPGTTRNLTVTVRNNGVIPLTGVTATLISGSPFVAATVNTATYGDINPNAQVVNTASPFTLNSNSLTFPGHQARMTLIVSGNGGFADTTYFNVAVGTAAANDPCGPDAYGYYAYDNTDVNYELHPTYNWVDISQGLGTNLNLADPGEKTQITQIFGVARPLPFPFRYYGVDYDTLTVTASGTLAFGNQAWADHFRNYPIPAQTSPRAMIAPYWDDLKTSGAGQGVWWYHDAANNRLIIQWKASAGGSGFSQANLNFQVILLGQDLTPTLDGNGRILIQYNDVTMNLSGAFGSEISGSSIGIQDESQTVGLQLAYRDQLSPGCASVVDSRAILITTDARNLFGAVTGSVQDEETGLPMTDVTVSIDGHNYSTTTDVDGNYFLSNVLIGEYTVRVHKVGYNDATIGSVLVELDDTVTVNFSMLHPEIDLSDDALTIAYPAQSSTSFNIINDGNGPLDYSIRMAYTQNGEEIGNWDAVQHVDLSTQTSDFQMLGCEFVNDYWFVTGGSGPVGTNFIYRFNRDGEYVPPAIPQPSVSAFGWYDLAFDGQYIYGSEDGTGEIVGIDFDGAVHATIPSPLNPTRAIAYDPLLDRFWIGDFTQNIYSIDRDGNVFAQILNEGAEELAVTGLAWWPQDPDGYKLYVFSRDGGNNQTRVTRIHPVTYAREHVTVLEGTEYTAGGCAITSDYNDMMVTFGAVLQNNTGDRLGVYQMKFDQDWAQITPAAGSVPGADQREITVNANLDGFRTAVHTLKLYLTNDVLDTLIEIPVTIDIAVSAGDGPGDGLLPREYSLSQNFPNPFNPSTTIQYTLKEAGQTTLSVYNITGRKVAELVNGRQEAGAYTVNFNAANLPSGMYFYRLESGSYSQAAKMILLK; encoded by the coding sequence ATGGCAAGTAGACCAGGACTGTTTCTTAGCGCCTTCACCTTACTTGCTTTCTCATGCGTGGTATTTGCCACACAAGAGAGCCGCGGACCAATATACTCAACGTTCCAAGGGAATGGAGCGGCACTCGAGGTCAGCAAGACTGGCCCTGAGTACACCTCGATTCGCTTTGACGGAAGTAATCTGGAACGCCAGACTCTCGTAAGGGAATTCGAGAATTACGACTTCATCGGCATTGACGGAGAAGCGATCATCACGGAAGATGGTTCACCCGCATTGCCGCACGTGTCGCGATTCTATCGCATTCCGGCCACCGGTGGGGTGGACCTTGTGGTGATGAGTGCCGAGTACGAACTCATCGATAACTACAATCCGCTGCCCTACACTGCTGAAGGCCACGAATTCCGCAAAGAAAGCCGCAATCCGAACATTTTCAATCGGGACGAGTGGTTCCCTGCCAATATCGCCGAAATGTCCGAACCGATGATTATGCGCGATTTCCGCGTAGTCACCGTTCGCATCAATCCGGTTCAGGTGAATCCTGTGACCGGTCAGGCACGCGTTTATCGTGATATTCAAGTGGATATCGTGCCAAACAACGAGCCCGGTTTCAACGAAATTGAACGTGTCCGCCGCCCGTCCGGTTCATGGACGCCGATTTATCAGCAGCTGATTGAGAACCTCGATGACGCCGCGTTAGATGACGCGACCACGACTCCCGGCACCTACATGATTTTCGCCCGCACGAACGATCAGGTGAATCCGTGGGTGGACAGTCTCGCCCTGTGGAAGAAGCGCTCTGGACATGATGTGTTGGTGATGCAGGCTGCCAACTGGTCGGCATCGCAGATTATCACGGAAATCCGTGACGCATGGCTTGAAGCCCCCGATGAGAGCCCGCTGGAATATGTCTGCCTCATTGGCGATCCGCAGGCGAGCTGGGGACTTCCGGTTTCCGGTGGCTCCGATTATGACCACGGCTATGCGCTGGCAAACACGCTCGATGACATCGAGGATATCGGTGTCGGCCGTTTTTGCGCCTCGAGCGGAACCGACCTTGCAAATATCTTCGGCAAGACCGTCGGCTACGAGCGCAATCCGCACATGGCCGATCCGACTTGGTTCCGCAAGGCATTTCTTTATGCAGGAATCAGTTTGGAGTTGACGTCTAATTACACGACCTTCCAATGGATGGCTGACATGCTGAAGCGTAACACCGCCATCGACTCGGTCTATTTGCTCACGCACAGCGGAAATCAGGTCAATAACTCGGATATTACCAGCCAACTGAATGCTGGCCGCGGAATTTTCCTTTGGCGCGGAAGTTGGATTGGGGGTATGGGAAATGAAGTCGCCGGACAATGCAACAATGGCGCCCGAACACCGATTTGCTTGACTGTAACTTGTGCCACAGGTTCCTTTGAGTTTGGAACAGCCCTTTCCGAGTCATGGGTTCTCGCCGGTACCGCCGCCTCTCCCAAAGGGGGCGTGACAGGACTTGGCATGGCCACATCAGGAACCCACCCGCCGGAAAATCTGTGTGTAACGGGTGGATTGGGATACGCAATTGCGGTAACAGAAACCGAGCACATTGGACACTGTGTAAATCAAGCGAAGGCTTGGCTTGTCCCGACCTTTGGAGCAGGCTCGTTGTCACAGCAAAATTTCACTCGCTGGTTCAACCTGATGGGTGACCCCGGACTGTCGATTTGGACAGATACTCCGCAGATTGTGGACGTCACTCATTCCGGTTCCTTGAATGTCGGCGCGCGTTCGTTGTCAGTCCATGTCGCGGATGATGCTTCTGGCGACCCGGTTGAAGGTGCGCTCGTTACGGCGTGGAAGGGCACGGATTGCTATGTCAAGGGCTTGACGGATGCAAATGGCGATGTCGTACTTCCGATTCAAGTTCTTTCTGCCGGCAACTTGATGTTGACGGTAACCAAGCGCAATTTGAAACCGTATCTTGTAGACATTCCGTGCGCAGTGGTGGCCGAAAACGTCTCACTGTTCTCGCTGACCGTTGACGATGATAATGCCGGCGGAACGCAGGGGAATGGCAACGGTGTCATCAACCCCGGCGAAACGGTTGATCTTGGTGTCATGATGCAGAACTCTGGCAACTCGGTCACGGTTTCCGGAATCAGCGCCAATCTTTCAACTACAAATACTCGTGCTACAGTTGTGCAAGGCACGTCCACCTTCCCGGATTTAGCCCCGGGTGCGCAGGCCATGGGTGTCTCTCCCTATCGAATGACGTTCAGCAACAGCCTGCAGCACAATGAAATCGTGCCGCTTCGCTTCGCGGTTACGTCGTCAGGGACTCCAACGACCAGCACGGTAAATTACAGCATTGTTGCCGCCAAACTGGATTATGTCAGCCACGCATTCCAAGGCGGTGCCTTTACGCCCGGGACAACCCGTAACCTTACGGTAACGGTGCGTAATAACGGCGTGATACCTTTGACAGGTGTGACAGCAACGTTGATTTCAGGCAGTCCATTTGTTGCCGCGACAGTCAATACAGCCACGTATGGCGACATCAATCCCAATGCGCAGGTCGTCAACACGGCCAGCCCGTTCACGTTGAATTCCAACAGTCTGACCTTCCCGGGACATCAGGCGCGCATGACACTGATCGTTTCGGGGAACGGTGGATTTGCCGATACGACATACTTCAATGTCGCGGTTGGCACGGCAGCAGCGAATGATCCATGCGGTCCCGATGCTTACGGCTATTATGCCTACGACAATACTGACGTTAACTACGAGTTGCACCCGACCTATAACTGGGTGGATATCAGTCAGGGTCTGGGTACAAACTTGAATCTCGCGGATCCGGGTGAGAAAACGCAGATTACGCAGATTTTCGGCGTCGCCCGTCCGTTGCCCTTCCCGTTCCGTTACTATGGTGTCGATTATGACACGCTAACTGTGACTGCAAGCGGAACGTTGGCCTTCGGTAACCAAGCTTGGGCTGACCACTTCCGCAACTATCCGATACCTGCCCAGACCTCGCCGCGTGCGATGATTGCGCCGTATTGGGACGACCTGAAAACAAGCGGCGCCGGACAAGGTGTCTGGTGGTATCATGATGCCGCCAACAATCGTCTGATTATCCAGTGGAAAGCCTCCGCGGGCGGCTCCGGATTCAGCCAGGCAAATTTGAATTTCCAGGTCATTCTGCTTGGACAGGACTTAACGCCGACACTTGACGGCAATGGCCGAATACTGATTCAGTACAACGATGTGACGATGAACCTGAGCGGCGCATTCGGCTCAGAGATTTCCGGTTCTTCGATTGGTATACAGGATGAATCGCAGACGGTCGGATTGCAGCTCGCCTATCGCGACCAGCTCTCTCCGGGCTGCGCAAGCGTCGTGGACAGCCGGGCCATTCTGATTACGACCGATGCGCGCAACCTGTTTGGTGCGGTGACCGGTTCAGTGCAGGACGAAGAAACCGGTTTGCCGATGACGGATGTCACCGTGTCCATCGACGGTCATAACTACAGCACGACGACTGATGTTGACGGAAACTACTTCCTGAGCAACGTTCTGATCGGTGAGTATACCGTGCGCGTGCATAAGGTCGGCTATAACGATGCGACAATCGGCAGCGTGCTTGTGGAACTCGACGACACCGTGACGGTGAACTTTAGCATGCTGCATCCGGAAATTGATTTGTCGGATGACGCCTTGACTATTGCCTATCCCGCGCAATCTTCGACATCTTTCAATATCATTAATGACGGCAACGGCCCGCTCGATTACAGTATCCGCATGGCCTACACCCAAAATGGTGAAGAAATCGGCAACTGGGATGCCGTGCAGCACGTTGACCTCTCCACGCAGACGAGTGACTTCCAGATGCTCGGCTGCGAGTTCGTCAATGACTACTGGTTTGTAACAGGCGGCAGCGGACCGGTTGGAACAAACTTCATTTATCGCTTCAATCGCGATGGTGAATATGTGCCGCCCGCGATTCCGCAGCCGTCCGTCTCTGCCTTCGGATGGTATGACCTTGCGTTTGACGGTCAGTACATCTATGGTTCGGAAGACGGCACCGGCGAAATCGTTGGCATTGACTTTGACGGAGCTGTACATGCGACAATTCCAAGTCCGTTGAATCCGACGCGCGCGATTGCCTACGATCCGTTGCTGGATCGCTTTTGGATTGGAGACTTCACTCAGAATATCTACTCGATTGACCGCGACGGCAACGTTTTTGCGCAAATCCTGAATGAAGGTGCAGAAGAGCTTGCAGTTACCGGTTTGGCGTGGTGGCCGCAGGATCCGGATGGTTACAAGTTGTACGTGTTCAGCCGTGACGGCGGAAACAATCAGACTCGTGTCACCCGCATTCATCCTGTCACTTATGCCCGCGAACACGTGACTGTTCTTGAAGGCACGGAATACACCGCCGGTGGATGCGCCATCACGTCAGATTACAATGATATGATGGTGACATTTGGCGCCGTGCTGCAGAATAACACCGGTGACCGTCTCGGCGTGTACCAGATGAAGTTTGATCAGGATTGGGCTCAAATTACTCCGGCGGCCGGTTCAGTACCCGGCGCCGATCAGCGTGAGATCACAGTGAACGCGAATCTTGATGGATTCCGCACGGCCGTTCACACGTTGAAACTCTATTTGACCAATGACGTGCTCGACACGTTAATAGAAATTCCGGTCACGATTGACATCGCGGTTTCCGCTGGAGATGGCCCGGGCGATGGGCTGCTTCCGCGCGAGTATTCGCTCTCGCAGAACTTCCCGAATCCATTCAATCCAAGCACAACGATTCAGTACACTCTGAAGGAAGCCGGTCAAACCACGTTGAGTGTGTACAATATCACCGGCCGCAAAGTGGCGGAGTTGGTCAACGGCAGGCAGGAAGCCGGAGCCTACACGGTGAACTTTAATGCCGCGAATTTGCCCTCTGGAATGTACTTCTATCGTCTTGAAAGCGGCAGCTACTCGCAGGCCGCCAAGATGATACTGCTGAAATAG
- the ispG gene encoding flavodoxin-dependent (E)-4-hydroxy-3-methylbut-2-enyl-diphosphate synthase — MTLFELPLKGKCTDKPGGGTALPVLGEFTPQSFRHKRVRECRIGSVTIGGEHPVAIQSMTLTDTRDAKATLEQIHRLEEAGCEIIRVAVPDDEAAAALSEIKKNMRVPLVADIHFHYKLALKAIDAGVDKIRINPGNLGGEGRAKVVTKAALDAGIAMRVGVNSGSLEKDLIDKYQGPTPMGMVESALRHVQWLEDEGFTNLTVSLKASNVPRMIEAYTLFRERSDYPLHLGVTEAGPIFTGSIKSALGIGYLLQNGIGETLRVSLTADPVEEVRVAWEILKALGLRTKGVNLVACPSCGRCEVDLLDLTARVEKAVAKIEKPLHIAVMGCVVNGPGEAREADLAVVGGKGKGLLMKDGKVVATLPEDELIPALLREAELYDVSMRPSGKVRFVASA; from the coding sequence ATGACTTTGTTTGAATTGCCGCTGAAAGGCAAATGCACGGACAAACCGGGAGGAGGAACGGCTCTTCCGGTTTTGGGCGAATTCACTCCTCAATCGTTCCGGCACAAGCGCGTGCGCGAATGCCGCATCGGCTCGGTCACGATCGGAGGAGAGCATCCGGTGGCAATTCAATCCATGACCCTCACGGATACTCGGGACGCAAAAGCCACCCTCGAGCAAATCCATCGGCTTGAAGAGGCCGGATGCGAGATCATTCGCGTAGCCGTTCCCGATGACGAAGCTGCGGCGGCACTTTCCGAAATCAAGAAGAATATGCGGGTGCCACTCGTCGCGGACATACATTTTCACTACAAGCTTGCATTGAAGGCGATTGATGCCGGCGTGGACAAGATTCGCATTAATCCGGGCAACCTTGGCGGCGAAGGCCGCGCGAAGGTGGTCACGAAGGCGGCGCTTGACGCGGGAATCGCGATGCGTGTGGGAGTGAACTCCGGCTCGCTTGAAAAAGACCTGATTGACAAATATCAAGGTCCGACTCCCATGGGCATGGTGGAGTCGGCTTTGCGGCATGTTCAATGGCTGGAGGACGAAGGCTTTACGAATCTTACGGTTTCGCTCAAGGCTTCCAATGTGCCGCGCATGATTGAGGCCTACACGTTGTTCCGCGAGCGCAGTGACTATCCGCTGCATCTAGGCGTAACTGAGGCTGGCCCAATCTTTACCGGTTCGATCAAGTCGGCATTGGGAATTGGCTACTTGCTTCAGAATGGAATCGGAGAGACTCTGCGTGTGTCCCTGACCGCGGATCCGGTTGAAGAGGTGCGTGTTGCCTGGGAGATCTTGAAGGCGCTGGGTCTGCGCACGAAAGGAGTCAACCTTGTTGCCTGTCCGTCGTGCGGAAGGTGCGAGGTCGATCTGCTTGACTTGACCGCGCGAGTGGAGAAAGCTGTAGCCAAGATAGAGAAACCTTTGCATATCGCCGTCATGGGCTGTGTCGTCAACGGCCCCGGAGAAGCCCGCGAAGCAGACCTCGCCGTCGTCGGCGGCAAAGGCAAGGGCCTGTTGATGAAAGACGGCAAAGTTGTCGCCACGCTGCCTGAAGATGAATTGATTCCGGCATTGCTTCGAGAAGCGGAGCTTTATGACGTTTCGATGCGACCGAGCGGGAAAGTTAGGTTTGTGGCGAGTGCGTAA
- a CDS encoding S9 family peptidase encodes MLRITLLLVLASSLLAKETAVTSWKFSDPIPLAPVMFGDSAVKTSDLLEQVKVELNKANRLTTVEADPVEFLRFSTSVDRAAVLAQSYLSADGYVKTTLEVSGSRPLVVYAGGKEVAKATSADSGRYVASGELILDRTRTELLILTVSQKQDSGDWQIGAKVKQDTVSNRVVLVGTTLPERPAHFRYDAKLEDYSSLVMSPDGKHLLFKRSVREGEEHRQKSWFELWQLDKSALYYTFSEDRVSAFAFSDDGKKLYFKKSMDDGSEIWSFDMSTKALTHLLPAIKDLESFKVVPSGREIFYSRSEEKPENKSGYDLFRDMDDRPTGYNNRRELFAAEIGSGLTRQLTKAGEFEIQKWSVSPSGERILLVNNIPKLGRPYMRQEFWTLDVLSGKAAKVLNRSLLEYPQNIAWIDENNIAYCAGSHDASPEDTTYHNVNQLRLYTLNLSTGEHKNLTANQDFSVNDEGGHQRILFNPRDRKLYAHVCYRGERQFAGISLDGKNVTYRAVKTSFDFTDDPAYAKDGSRVAYVASDYNSPKAVYVNSLSTPAERAIVMTNQVTASQWELGTMEEWNFTNRLGIEIDGWLYKPADFTPDRKWPLIVYFYAGVSPRDERFSVQNQLWLANGYVVYVLNTVGAVGRGQEFADYHAGDWGTEATQDVIEGTQKLLAAHPYLDSERMGCYGGSYGGFITLDLLTKTKMFKVAIDMYGISNITNYFGGGTWGYWYSDLASPGQFPWSDRDVYVEKSPIYNADKIATPLLILHGGNDTNVPWLESDQMFVALKLLGRDVVYARFQNETHNINSKYENLILHRQMMLEWFDKYLKDQPEAWEARMSTWK; translated from the coding sequence ATGCTTCGAATAACTCTGCTCCTTGTCTTGGCCTCCAGTCTATTGGCCAAGGAAACTGCCGTAACTTCCTGGAAGTTCTCGGATCCGATTCCGCTTGCGCCGGTGATGTTCGGCGATTCAGCGGTAAAAACCTCCGACTTGCTGGAACAAGTCAAGGTGGAATTGAATAAGGCAAACCGGCTCACAACAGTTGAGGCAGACCCGGTCGAGTTCTTGAGATTTTCGACGTCTGTTGATCGCGCGGCAGTGCTTGCGCAGTCCTATTTGTCAGCGGACGGGTATGTCAAAACAACTCTCGAAGTGTCAGGGTCGCGGCCACTTGTTGTATATGCCGGCGGCAAGGAGGTTGCCAAAGCCACTAGCGCGGACAGCGGCCGTTATGTTGCCTCTGGCGAACTCATCTTGGACCGCACACGTACTGAACTGCTGATTCTAACAGTCTCACAGAAGCAGGACAGCGGCGATTGGCAGATTGGCGCCAAGGTCAAACAGGACACGGTCTCCAACAGAGTTGTACTCGTAGGCACAACATTGCCGGAACGTCCTGCCCATTTCCGATATGATGCGAAGCTCGAAGACTACAGCTCGCTTGTGATGTCGCCGGACGGAAAACACCTCTTGTTCAAGAGATCCGTCCGGGAAGGTGAAGAGCATAGGCAGAAGTCGTGGTTTGAGCTTTGGCAACTCGACAAGTCCGCACTCTACTACACGTTTTCCGAAGACCGAGTCTCGGCTTTTGCTTTTTCAGACGATGGAAAGAAACTGTACTTCAAGAAGAGTATGGACGACGGGAGTGAAATCTGGTCCTTTGACATGTCCACCAAGGCCTTGACACATCTCTTGCCGGCAATTAAGGATCTTGAAAGTTTCAAAGTTGTCCCGTCCGGGCGCGAGATTTTTTACAGTCGCTCTGAAGAAAAGCCTGAAAACAAGTCCGGATACGACCTGTTTCGCGACATGGACGACAGACCAACGGGCTATAACAACCGCAGGGAGCTTTTTGCTGCTGAAATTGGAAGCGGGCTTACGCGGCAACTGACAAAGGCTGGTGAATTCGAGATCCAGAAGTGGTCGGTGTCACCTTCCGGTGAACGCATTTTACTGGTAAACAACATACCGAAGCTTGGCCGACCTTACATGAGGCAGGAATTCTGGACGCTTGACGTCTTATCCGGCAAAGCAGCCAAAGTATTGAATCGGTCGCTTCTTGAGTATCCGCAAAACATAGCATGGATAGATGAGAATAACATTGCCTACTGTGCAGGTTCGCACGACGCGTCACCTGAGGATACAACGTACCACAATGTGAATCAGCTGCGTCTGTACACGCTGAATTTGAGCACGGGTGAGCATAAAAACCTCACGGCAAATCAGGATTTTTCCGTTAACGACGAGGGCGGACACCAGCGGATCTTGTTTAACCCACGCGACCGGAAACTGTATGCGCATGTGTGCTACCGCGGTGAGCGGCAGTTTGCAGGAATTTCACTGGATGGCAAAAACGTGACGTATCGAGCGGTCAAGACCAGCTTTGATTTCACGGATGATCCGGCATATGCCAAAGACGGATCACGTGTTGCCTATGTCGCCTCGGACTACAATTCTCCCAAGGCGGTCTACGTCAATTCTCTCTCCACTCCCGCTGAACGGGCTATCGTGATGACAAATCAGGTGACAGCATCGCAGTGGGAATTAGGAACCATGGAAGAGTGGAATTTCACAAACCGGCTGGGTATTGAGATTGACGGTTGGCTGTACAAGCCCGCCGATTTCACTCCCGACAGGAAGTGGCCGCTGATCGTCTATTTCTACGCCGGAGTATCTCCGCGCGATGAGCGGTTCAGCGTTCAGAACCAGCTTTGGCTTGCCAATGGCTATGTGGTCTATGTGTTGAACACAGTCGGCGCAGTGGGGCGGGGACAGGAGTTTGCGGACTACCACGCCGGTGATTGGGGAACGGAGGCTACGCAGGACGTCATTGAAGGGACGCAAAAACTTCTGGCGGCGCATCCTTACTTGGACAGCGAACGCATGGGCTGTTATGGCGGCAGCTACGGCGGCTTCATTACACTTGATTTGCTGACCAAAACAAAGATGTTCAAAGTCGCCATTGATATGTACGGAATTTCGAATATCACCAATTACTTCGGCGGCGGCACGTGGGGATATTGGTACAGCGACCTTGCTTCTCCCGGGCAATTCCCGTGGAGTGATCGAGATGTCTACGTGGAAAAGTCTCCCATCTACAATGCAGACAAAATTGCGACACCGTTGTTAATCCTGCATGGTGGGAATGATACGAACGTGCCGTGGCTGGAATCAGACCAAATGTTTGTTGCGCTGAAACTCCTCGGCAGGGACGTTGTATACGCGCGCTTCCAGAACGAGACCCACAATATCAACAGCAAGTACGAGAATCTAATCTTGCATCGGCAGATGATGCTGGAGTGGTTTGACAAGTATTTGAAAGACCAGCCGGAGGCTTGGGAGGCTCGAATGAGCACATGGAAGTAA
- a CDS encoding glycosyltransferase family 4 protein, which translates to MRIAYVHSRAFPSVDANVVQVVQMCRAFQSLGNDVTLFIPRHADFASDSEALSRARELFGSPLGFEVSFVQRRKVFGRMEVLGSVRSTLDALKRQPQDLVYSRNPWSVPLLRRTGTPFIWEAHEENVHKRSKLLGWLLQRLIVRTSRTSQMVKVVAISDALARVWESYGVPRDKLLTAHDGVDMNMFGNVPERDTARKELGLSSESKVVVYTGALKSDRGIEMILESARRMPDVEFWIVGGNQSEVDFWKSETDRLSLGNAHLAGRVPHRDIPRWLAAADVLLMMWTWRVPTIRVCSPMKLFEYMAAKRIIVGPAFPTVLEVLEDRKDAILFEPDNPDEMEKAVREGLSRSGETEMPARAYQKVSREYTWEARCRLILDSVKL; encoded by the coding sequence TTGAGAATCGCTTACGTTCATAGTCGCGCCTTTCCCTCCGTGGATGCAAACGTCGTTCAGGTCGTACAGATGTGTCGTGCCTTTCAGTCTCTTGGCAATGATGTCACGTTGTTCATACCTCGACACGCCGACTTTGCGTCTGATTCAGAAGCACTGTCGCGCGCTCGTGAACTGTTTGGAAGCCCACTCGGCTTCGAGGTCTCCTTTGTGCAGCGCAGGAAAGTCTTCGGTCGGATGGAAGTTCTCGGGAGCGTGCGCAGTACCCTGGATGCATTGAAGCGGCAGCCGCAGGATCTTGTGTATAGCCGTAACCCGTGGTCGGTTCCTCTGCTTCGCCGCACTGGAACTCCGTTCATTTGGGAAGCGCACGAAGAGAACGTCCACAAACGCTCGAAACTTCTCGGTTGGCTGCTGCAGCGCCTGATTGTCAGAACATCCCGGACATCGCAGATGGTCAAGGTGGTGGCGATTTCTGATGCTCTTGCCCGAGTATGGGAATCCTACGGCGTTCCGCGCGATAAACTCCTCACGGCACATGACGGCGTGGATATGAACATGTTCGGTAACGTTCCTGAACGGGATACCGCACGGAAAGAACTTGGACTTTCCTCAGAAAGCAAAGTTGTTGTTTACACCGGAGCGCTGAAAAGCGACCGCGGGATTGAGATGATTCTTGAGTCTGCACGGCGCATGCCGGACGTTGAATTTTGGATTGTCGGAGGGAATCAAAGTGAGGTTGATTTCTGGAAATCCGAAACTGATCGGCTTTCTCTTGGCAATGCACACCTGGCCGGGCGCGTTCCTCATCGGGACATACCTCGCTGGCTTGCCGCTGCCGATGTCCTCCTGATGATGTGGACTTGGCGTGTCCCGACAATCCGCGTCTGCTCTCCTATGAAACTGTTTGAGTATATGGCTGCGAAACGGATTATTGTCGGCCCCGCGTTTCCGACGGTGCTTGAAGTACTCGAAGACCGTAAGGATGCGATTCTGTTTGAACCGGACAATCCTGACGAAATGGAAAAGGCAGTTCGCGAGGGGCTTTCACGAAGCGGGGAAACCGAAATGCCCGCTCGCGCGTACCAGAAAGTGTCACGCGAGTACACCTGGGAGGCGCGCTGCCGCTTGATTCTTGACAGCGTGAAATTGTAA